One region of Streptomyces sp. CG4 genomic DNA includes:
- the rplS gene encoding 50S ribosomal protein L19, with translation MSHLLDSVDSASLRSDIPAFRPGDTVNVHVRVIEGNRSRVQQFKGVVIRRQGSGVRETFTVRKVSFSVGVERTFPVHTPIVEKIELVTRGDVRRAKLYYLRDLRGKAAKIKEKRES, from the coding sequence ATGTCTCACCTGCTCGACTCCGTCGACTCCGCGTCGCTGCGCAGCGACATCCCGGCCTTCCGCCCGGGTGACACCGTCAACGTCCACGTCCGCGTCATCGAGGGCAACCGCTCCCGTGTGCAGCAGTTCAAGGGCGTTGTGATCCGCCGTCAGGGCTCCGGTGTCCGCGAGACCTTCACGGTCCGCAAGGTCTCGTTCTCCGTCGGCGTCGAGCGCACCTTCCCGGTGCACACCCCGATCGTCGAGAAGATCGAGCTCGTCACCCGTGGTGACGTGCGCCGCGCCAAGCTGTACTACCTCCGTGACCTGCGCGGCAAGGCCGCGAAGATCAAGGAGAAGCGCGAGAGCTGA
- the trmD gene encoding tRNA (guanosine(37)-N1)-methyltransferase TrmD, with protein sequence MRLDVVTIFPEYLEPLNVSLVGKARARGQLNVQVHDLRAWTYDRHNTVDDTPYGGGPGMVMKTEPWGDALDTILADGYETGAQAPALIVPTPSGRPFTQELAVELSERPWLIFTPARYEGIDRRVMDEYATRMPVYEVSIGDYVLAGGEAAVLVITEAVARLLPGVLGNAESHRDDSFAPGAMASLLEGPVYTKPPVWRGRDIPDVLLSGHHGRIARWRRDEALRRTTAHRPDLIERCDPKAFDKKDREMLSILGWEPDPAGEPYGRFWRRAEGVEQ encoded by the coding sequence ATGAGGCTCGACGTCGTCACGATCTTCCCCGAGTACCTGGAGCCCCTGAACGTCTCCCTGGTCGGCAAGGCACGCGCGCGTGGACAGCTGAACGTCCAGGTGCACGACCTGCGCGCATGGACGTACGACCGGCACAACACGGTCGACGACACGCCGTACGGCGGTGGCCCCGGCATGGTCATGAAGACCGAACCCTGGGGCGACGCCCTAGACACGATCCTCGCCGACGGCTACGAGACCGGCGCCCAGGCGCCCGCGCTGATCGTGCCCACCCCCAGCGGCCGCCCCTTCACCCAGGAACTCGCCGTCGAGCTCTCCGAGCGCCCCTGGCTGATCTTCACCCCGGCCCGCTACGAGGGCATCGACCGCCGCGTCATGGACGAGTACGCGACCCGTATGCCGGTGTACGAGGTGTCCATCGGCGACTACGTCCTCGCCGGCGGCGAGGCGGCCGTACTCGTCATCACGGAGGCCGTCGCCCGGCTGCTGCCCGGCGTCCTCGGCAACGCCGAGTCCCACCGCGACGACTCCTTCGCGCCCGGCGCGATGGCGAGCCTCCTGGAGGGCCCCGTCTACACCAAGCCGCCCGTCTGGCGCGGCCGGGACATCCCGGACGTGCTGCTCAGCGGCCACCACGGCAGGATCGCCCGCTGGCGCCGCGACGAGGCCCTGCGGCGTACGACCGCCCACCGGCCCGACCTCATCGAGCGCTGCGACCCCAAGGCCTTCGACAAGAAGGACCGCGAGATGCTGTCCATCCTGGGCTGGGAACCGGACCCGGCGGGGGAGCCGTACGGCCGATTTTGGCGGCGGGCCGAGGGCGTGGAACAATAG
- the lepB gene encoding signal peptidase I: MDTEAQPTERDRSSHPDSPGPEERSRFALVTRVADWLPGGRITLTLFACLAFLLVLNTFVVQPFQIPSGSMEQGLRIGDRVLVNKLAYRFGAQPRRGDVIVFDGNGYFGHADYVKRVVGVGGDHVVCCDKKGRIEVNGRAVDESAFLYPGDTASGVPFDVAVPDGRLFVLGDHRSDSSDSRDHLGSPGGGMIPVGDVIGRADWILWPSGHWRHLTRPSAYARVPQPPSGAGAHG; encoded by the coding sequence ATGGACACCGAAGCACAGCCGACGGAACGCGACCGCTCCTCCCACCCGGATTCCCCGGGGCCGGAGGAACGGTCGCGTTTCGCGTTGGTGACGCGGGTCGCCGACTGGCTGCCGGGCGGCCGGATCACTCTCACCCTCTTCGCCTGCCTGGCGTTTTTGCTGGTCCTCAACACGTTCGTGGTGCAGCCGTTCCAGATTCCGAGCGGATCCATGGAACAGGGTTTGAGGATCGGGGACCGCGTTCTCGTAAATAAGTTGGCGTACCGTTTCGGTGCTCAGCCGCGCCGCGGCGACGTGATCGTGTTCGACGGCAACGGGTATTTCGGGCACGCCGACTACGTCAAACGCGTGGTCGGGGTGGGGGGAGACCACGTGGTCTGCTGCGACAAGAAGGGAAGGATCGAGGTGAACGGCCGCGCGGTCGACGAGTCCGCGTTCCTCTATCCCGGGGACACCGCCTCCGGCGTGCCCTTCGACGTCGCCGTGCCGGACGGCCGTCTCTTCGTCCTCGGCGACCACCGCAGCGACTCCAGCGACTCCCGGGACCATCTCGGTTCCCCCGGCGGAGGCATGATCCCGGTCGGTGACGTCATCGGCCGCGCCGACTGGATCCTGTGGCCCTCCGGCCACTGGAGACACCTCACCCGGCCCTCCGCCTACGCGCGTGTGCCGCAGCCGCCGAGCGGGGCGGGTGCGCATGGGTAA
- the lepB gene encoding signal peptidase I, protein MGDVAVGARSGHDGEEHRGHPVEANAPVPDGAMTSGNDPAGGQDGPGEEQRPPAGAAGAGEPAGRPKKQPRSFWKELPILVVIALVLALLIKTFLVQAFSIPSASMQNTLQVGDRVLVDKLTPWFGSQPERGEVVVFHDPDDWLAGEPAPTPNAVQQVLSWIGLMPSANEKDLIKRVIGVGGDTVQCKGTGPLLVNNKPLNEPYVYPGNTPCTDDDLGGQFKVKVPKGYIWVMGDHRQNSRDSRYNQSDKHHGMVPVDDVVGRAIVKAWPITRWGTLPVPDTFDQPGLSQQSSASAALTVAPEGVAFAAVLPVAVWRRRRAVKSQRD, encoded by the coding sequence GTGGGGGATGTGGCGGTTGGCGCACGGTCGGGGCACGACGGCGAGGAGCACCGCGGACACCCCGTGGAAGCGAACGCCCCCGTGCCGGACGGCGCCATGACCTCAGGGAATGACCCGGCGGGCGGCCAGGACGGGCCCGGCGAGGAGCAGCGGCCGCCCGCCGGGGCCGCGGGTGCGGGCGAGCCGGCCGGCCGGCCGAAGAAGCAGCCGCGCTCCTTCTGGAAGGAGCTGCCGATCCTCGTCGTGATCGCGCTGGTCCTGGCGCTGCTGATCAAGACGTTCCTGGTGCAGGCGTTCTCCATCCCGTCCGCCTCGATGCAGAACACCCTCCAGGTGGGTGACCGCGTGCTGGTCGACAAGCTCACCCCGTGGTTCGGCTCCCAGCCCGAGCGCGGCGAGGTCGTGGTCTTCCACGACCCGGACGACTGGCTGGCGGGCGAGCCGGCGCCGACCCCGAACGCCGTGCAGCAGGTCCTCAGCTGGATCGGCCTGATGCCGTCCGCCAATGAGAAGGACCTGATCAAGCGTGTGATCGGCGTCGGCGGCGACACGGTCCAGTGCAAGGGCACCGGCCCGCTGCTGGTCAACAACAAGCCGCTGAACGAGCCGTACGTCTACCCCGGCAACACGCCGTGCACCGATGACGACCTGGGCGGCCAGTTCAAGGTGAAGGTCCCCAAGGGCTACATCTGGGTGATGGGCGACCACCGCCAGAACTCCCGCGACTCGCGCTACAACCAGTCCGACAAGCACCACGGCATGGTCCCGGTCGACGACGTCGTGGGCCGCGCGATCGTCAAGGCCTGGCCGATCACCCGCTGGGGCACCCTGCCGGTCCCGGACACCTTCGACCAGCCCGGACTATCCCAGCAGTCCTCGGCATCCGCCGCCCTGACGGTGGCCCCGGAGGGCGTGGCCTTCGCGGCGGTCCTGCCGGTGGCGGTGTGGCGGCGCCGCCGGGCGGTGAAGTCGCAGCGCGACTGA
- the lepB gene encoding signal peptidase I yields the protein MGGESTTRTAPHSRGTGTARPGGSRLGQRLSGAAVALGLVLFLGGFAWAAVSYRPFTVPTGSMTPTIHAGDRVLAQKVDGAEVRRGDVVVFEDKSWVTGAKVVKRVVAVGGDTVSCCTNGKLTVNGKQIDEPYLPKGSLAENQNFPTVTVPKGRLFLLGDERQGSLDSTAHLTDAAKGTVSGDAVTARVDAVVWPWTGALKRPTGFEALGALSQPGPLGTIELLIVAGAVLVLAGGAYGPIAGRLGRSRARGTRPEAAGVR from the coding sequence ATGGGTGGCGAGAGCACGACGCGTACAGCCCCGCACAGCCGCGGGACAGGCACGGCACGGCCCGGCGGCAGCCGGCTCGGACAACGACTGTCCGGAGCGGCCGTGGCCCTGGGCCTGGTGCTGTTCCTCGGCGGATTCGCCTGGGCGGCGGTCAGCTACCGGCCGTTCACCGTGCCCACCGGCTCCATGACGCCCACGATCCACGCCGGCGACCGGGTGCTGGCGCAGAAGGTCGACGGCGCCGAGGTGCGCCGCGGTGACGTCGTCGTCTTCGAGGACAAGAGCTGGGTCACGGGCGCCAAGGTGGTCAAGCGCGTGGTCGCGGTCGGCGGCGACACCGTCTCCTGCTGCACAAACGGCAAGCTGACCGTCAACGGCAAGCAGATCGACGAGCCCTATCTGCCCAAGGGCAGCCTGGCCGAGAACCAGAACTTCCCGACGGTGACCGTCCCCAAGGGCCGTCTGTTCCTGCTCGGTGACGAGCGCCAGGGTTCCCTGGACTCCACGGCCCACCTCACCGACGCGGCCAAGGGCACGGTCTCCGGCGACGCCGTGACCGCCCGTGTGGACGCCGTCGTATGGCCCTGGACGGGCGCGCTCAAGCGCCCCACCGGCTTCGAGGCCCTCGGCGCCCTCTCGCAGCCCGGCCCGTTGGGCACGATCGAGCTGCTGATCGTCGCCGGCGCCGTCCTGGTCCTGGCAGGCGGTGCCTATGGTCCGATCGCGGGCCGCCTGGGCCGCTCCCGCGCCCGGGGCACCCGCCCGGAGGCGGCCGGTGTCCGCTGA
- the rpsP gene encoding 30S ribosomal protein S16, producing the protein MAVKIKLKRLGKIRSPHYRIVVADSRTRRDGRAIEEIGKYHPTYNPSVMEVDAERVAYWLGVGAQPTEPVLAILKKTGDWQKFKGEPAPAPLLVAEPKSARPSFEALAGEDEGKGEAITQKKKAEKKDEAAAESDSTEA; encoded by the coding sequence GTGGCAGTCAAGATCAAGCTGAAGCGTCTGGGCAAGATCCGTTCGCCTCACTACCGCATCGTCGTCGCCGACTCCCGTACCCGCCGTGACGGCCGGGCCATCGAGGAGATCGGCAAGTACCACCCGACCTACAACCCGTCGGTCATGGAGGTGGACGCCGAGCGCGTGGCGTACTGGCTGGGTGTCGGCGCGCAGCCGACCGAGCCCGTTCTCGCCATCCTGAAGAAGACCGGCGACTGGCAGAAGTTCAAGGGCGAGCCGGCTCCCGCGCCGCTGCTCGTCGCCGAGCCGAAGTCGGCCCGTCCGTCGTTCGAGGCCCTCGCCGGTGAGGACGAGGGCAAGGGTGAGGCGATCACCCAGAAGAAGAAGGCTGAGAAGAAGGACGAGGCGGCTGCCGAGTCCGACTCGACCGAGGCCTGA
- the rimM gene encoding ribosome maturation factor RimM (Essential for efficient processing of 16S rRNA): MQLVVARIGRAHGIKGEVTVEVRTDEPELRLAPGAVLATDPASAGPLTIATGRVHSGRLLLRFEGVGDRTGAEALRNTLLIAEVDPEELPEDEDEYYDHQLIDLDVVTEDGTEVGRITEISHLPSQDLFIVERPDGTEVMIPFVEQIVTEIDLAEQRAVIAPPPGLIDDRAEIDSSREEPGDESGEKSGEESGDNRA; this comes from the coding sequence GTGCAGCTGGTAGTCGCGCGGATCGGCCGTGCCCATGGCATCAAGGGCGAGGTCACCGTCGAGGTACGCACCGACGAGCCCGAACTGAGGCTCGCCCCGGGCGCCGTCCTGGCCACCGACCCGGCCTCCGCCGGGCCGCTCACCATCGCCACCGGCCGCGTCCACAGCGGCCGCCTCCTGCTGCGCTTCGAGGGCGTCGGCGACCGCACCGGCGCCGAGGCCCTGCGCAACACCCTGCTGATCGCCGAGGTCGACCCCGAGGAACTGCCCGAGGACGAGGACGAGTACTACGACCACCAGCTCATCGACCTCGACGTGGTCACCGAGGACGGGACGGAGGTCGGCCGGATCACCGAGATCTCGCACCTGCCCTCCCAGGACCTGTTCATCGTGGAGCGCCCCGACGGGACCGAGGTGATGATCCCGTTCGTGGAGCAGATCGTCACCGAGATCGACCTGGCGGAGCAGCGGGCCGTCATCGCGCCCCCGCCGGGCCTGATCGACGACCGCGCCGAGATCGACTCCTCCAGGGAGGAGCCCGGAGACGAGTCCGGGGAAAAGTCCGGGGAAGAGTCCGGGGACAACCGCGCATGA
- a CDS encoding YifB family Mg chelatase-like AAA ATPase: MGFARTCSVALVGVEGVVVEVQADLEPGVAAFTLVGLPDKSLTESRDRVRAAVVNSGGEWPQKKLTVGLSPASVPKAGSGFDLAVACAVLGAAERIDPRVLADIVMIGELGLDGRVRPVRGILPAVLAAADAGYDQVVVPECAAAEASLVPGVSVLGVRSLRQLVAVLTDEPVPEEEPDEQGRPDPLLAGLRMPGTGAATGMHSVGATQHDHDHDLADVVGQTSARTAVEVAAAGGHHLFLEGPPGAGKTMLAERLPAVLPRLTRAESLEVTAVHSVAGLLPPGKPLIDVAPYCAPHHSATMQSLVGGGPGIARPGAVSLAHRGVLFLDEAPEFHSQTLDALRQPLESGHIVIARSAGVVRFPARFLMVLAANPCPCGRFSQRDSLCECPPSGIRRYQSRLSGPLLDRVDLRVEVDPVTRAELTEPGARGESTATVAGRVRQARERSAARLAGTPWRTNSEVPGRELRSRYQPVASAMDEAERSLERGVLTARGLDRVLRVAWTVADLVGHDRPDGTDVALALQLRTGVPRGVPMAIGALA; encoded by the coding sequence ATGGGCTTCGCCCGCACCTGCTCGGTGGCCCTCGTCGGCGTAGAGGGCGTAGTCGTGGAAGTCCAGGCCGACCTCGAACCCGGCGTCGCGGCCTTCACCCTCGTCGGCCTCCCGGACAAGAGCCTCACCGAGAGCCGCGACCGGGTACGGGCGGCGGTGGTGAACTCGGGCGGCGAGTGGCCGCAGAAGAAGCTCACCGTCGGACTCAGCCCGGCGTCGGTGCCCAAGGCCGGCTCCGGTTTCGACCTGGCCGTCGCCTGCGCGGTGCTCGGCGCCGCCGAACGCATCGATCCGCGCGTCCTCGCGGACATCGTCATGATCGGGGAGCTGGGCCTGGACGGCCGGGTCCGGCCGGTCCGTGGCATCCTGCCGGCCGTCCTCGCCGCGGCCGACGCCGGTTACGACCAGGTGGTCGTCCCCGAGTGCGCCGCCGCGGAGGCCTCGCTGGTCCCCGGCGTCTCGGTGCTCGGCGTGCGCAGTCTGCGGCAGCTCGTCGCGGTCCTCACCGACGAGCCCGTCCCCGAGGAGGAGCCGGACGAGCAGGGACGTCCCGACCCCCTCCTCGCCGGTCTGCGGATGCCCGGCACGGGTGCGGCCACCGGCATGCACAGCGTCGGCGCCACCCAGCACGACCACGATCACGACCTGGCGGACGTCGTCGGCCAGACCTCGGCCCGCACGGCCGTGGAGGTCGCCGCCGCCGGCGGACACCATCTCTTCCTCGAAGGGCCGCCCGGCGCGGGCAAGACCATGCTCGCCGAGCGGCTGCCCGCCGTCCTGCCCCGGCTGACCAGGGCGGAATCACTGGAGGTCACAGCGGTGCACTCGGTGGCCGGGCTGCTGCCGCCGGGCAAGCCGCTCATCGACGTCGCTCCCTACTGCGCCCCGCACCACTCGGCCACGATGCAGTCGCTCGTCGGCGGCGGCCCCGGCATCGCACGACCCGGTGCGGTCTCCCTGGCACATCGTGGCGTGCTGTTCCTGGACGAGGCTCCCGAGTTCCACAGCCAGACCCTGGACGCCCTGCGACAGCCGCTGGAGTCGGGGCACATCGTGATCGCGCGCAGCGCGGGTGTCGTCCGCTTCCCTGCCCGCTTCCTCATGGTCCTGGCGGCCAACCCCTGTCCCTGCGGACGCTTCTCGCAGCGCGACTCCCTGTGCGAATGCCCGCCGTCGGGGATCCGCCGCTACCAGTCCCGGCTCTCCGGCCCCCTGCTGGACCGGGTGGATCTGCGCGTCGAGGTCGACCCGGTCACCCGGGCCGAGCTCACCGAACCCGGTGCCCGGGGCGAGTCCACGGCGACCGTGGCAGGGCGGGTACGGCAGGCCCGCGAGCGCTCGGCGGCCCGCCTGGCCGGAACCCCGTGGCGCACCAACAGCGAGGTGCCGGGCCGGGAACTGCGCAGCCGCTACCAACCCGTGGCCAGCGCGATGGACGAGGCCGAGCGCAGCCTCGAACGGGGCGTGCTCACGGCCCGCGGCCTCGACCGGGTTCTGCGCGTCGCCTGGACGGTCGCCGACCTCGTCGGACACGACCGTCCGGACGGGACCGACGTGGCCCTGGCCCTGCAGCTGCGCACCGGAGTCCCGCGCGGGGTGCCGATGGCCATCGGGGCGCTGGCATGA
- a CDS encoding DUF2469 domain-containing protein gives MSAEDLEKYETEMELKLYREYRDVVGLFKYVIETERRFYLTNDYEMQVHSVQGEVFFEVSMADAWVWDMYRPARFVKQVRVLTFKDVNIEELNKSDLELPGG, from the coding sequence ATGAGCGCCGAGGACCTCGAGAAGTACGAGACCGAGATGGAGCTGAAGCTCTACCGGGAGTACCGAGACGTCGTCGGTCTGTTCAAATACGTGATCGAGACGGAGCGGCGCTTCTACCTCACCAACGACTACGAGATGCAGGTGCACTCGGTCCAGGGTGAGGTGTTCTTCGAGGTGTCGATGGCCGACGCCTGGGTCTGGGACATGTACCGGCCCGCCCGCTTCGTGAAGCAGGTCAGGGTCCTCACGTTCAAGGACGTGAACATCGAGGAGCTGAACAAGAGCGACCTGGAGCTGCCGGGCGGGTGA
- a CDS encoding YraN family protein has translation MTVGAGGGAGMSNARSALGRYGEDLAARRLTEAGMAVLERNWRSGRTGEIDIVARDGDVLVVCEVKTRRGGSFEHPMAAVTPEKAARLRELAERWIQTHGGAPPGGVRIDLVGVLLPQRGAPSVEHARGVA, from the coding sequence GTGACCGTTGGCGCCGGAGGTGGTGCCGGCATGAGCAACGCACGCAGTGCCCTCGGCAGGTACGGCGAGGATCTGGCCGCGCGGCGGCTGACCGAGGCCGGAATGGCGGTCCTGGAGCGCAATTGGCGTTCCGGCAGGACCGGTGAGATCGACATCGTGGCCAGGGACGGTGACGTCCTGGTCGTGTGCGAGGTGAAGACCCGCAGGGGAGGCTCCTTCGAGCATCCGATGGCCGCGGTGACCCCCGAGAAGGCGGCCCGGCTGCGCGAGCTGGCCGAGCGCTGGATCCAGACCCACGGAGGGGCCCCGCCGGGCGGCGTCCGCATCGACCTCGTCGGCGTCCTGCTGCCCCAGCGCGGCGCCCCGTCCGTCGAGCACGCGCGGGGGGTGGCCTGA
- a CDS encoding NUDIX hydrolase: MSAEATRTGEEAYEGGLRKVARVVLLDPEDRILLLHGHEPDDPADDWWFTPGGGLEGAETREEAALRELAEETGITDVVLGPVLWQRRCSFPFAGRRWDQDEWYYLARTTQTATAATGLTELERRTVAGARWWTCQELARARETVYPTRLAGLLRTLLDEGPPAGPVTLDAEIV, translated from the coding sequence GTGTCCGCTGAGGCCACGCGGACCGGCGAGGAGGCGTACGAGGGGGGTCTGCGCAAGGTGGCCCGGGTGGTCCTCCTCGACCCCGAGGACCGCATCCTGCTGCTGCACGGCCATGAGCCCGACGATCCGGCCGACGACTGGTGGTTCACTCCGGGCGGCGGTCTGGAGGGCGCCGAGACACGCGAGGAGGCCGCGCTCAGGGAGCTGGCCGAGGAGACCGGCATCACCGACGTCGTACTGGGCCCGGTGCTGTGGCAGCGCAGGTGCTCGTTCCCGTTCGCGGGCCGCCGCTGGGACCAGGACGAGTGGTACTACCTGGCCCGTACGACGCAGACGGCCACCGCCGCCACGGGCCTTACGGAGCTGGAGCGACGCACTGTCGCCGGAGCGCGTTGGTGGACGTGTCAGGAACTGGCCCGGGCACGTGAGACGGTGTATCCGACCAGACTCGCCGGGCTGCTGCGCACACTGCTCGACGAAGGTCCCCCGGCCGGTCCTGTGACCCTTGACGCGGAAATCGTCTGA
- a CDS encoding RNA-binding protein, translating to MLEEALEHLVKGIVDNPDDVQVASRNLRRGRVLEVRVHPDDLGKVIGRNGRTARALRTVVGAIGGRGVRVDLVDVDHVR from the coding sequence ATGCTCGAAGAGGCGCTTGAGCACCTCGTGAAGGGCATCGTCGACAACCCTGACGATGTGCAGGTCGCCTCGCGCAACCTGCGCCGCGGGCGCGTGCTGGAGGTCCGGGTGCACCCCGACGACCTCGGCAAGGTGATCGGCCGCAACGGCCGTACCGCGCGCGCTCTGCGCACCGTCGTGGGCGCCATCGGCGGTCGCGGTGTCCGCGTCGACCTCGTCGACGTGGACCACGTCCGCTGA
- the lepB gene encoding signal peptidase I codes for MGNRGKPRGVPTSPADNLLPTGSRRASVPGGGRTRAERRKLQRKVKRKRRRSAVREIPLLVGVAVLIALVLKTFLVQAFVIPSGSMEQTIRIGDRVLVDKLTPWFGSRPERGDVVVFHDPGGWLADEQTAKKHDPVVVKQLKEGLTFIGLLPSDNEKDLIKRVIGVGGDHVKCCDAQGRITVNGVPLTEGGYIYPGDAPSAQSFDITVPKGRLWVMGDHRGNSADSRFHQNTAYGGTVSEQSVVGRAVAIGWPIGHWTRLQEPKTFASVGNSVSGATAGPQVSHRVAPENPNGLTQLPTPAELPLVMGVVGLHRMRGRQRHRVRSWRGGCGGWRTVGARRRGAPRTPRGSERPRAGRRHDLRE; via the coding sequence ATGGGTAACCGCGGCAAACCGCGCGGGGTGCCCACCAGCCCCGCCGACAATCTGCTGCCCACCGGATCGCGCCGCGCCTCCGTGCCCGGCGGCGGCCGTACGCGGGCCGAGCGGCGCAAGCTCCAGCGCAAGGTCAAGCGCAAGCGCCGCCGTTCAGCCGTGCGGGAGATCCCCCTTCTGGTCGGTGTCGCCGTCCTGATAGCGCTGGTCCTGAAGACGTTTCTCGTCCAGGCGTTCGTGATCCCGTCCGGCTCGATGGAGCAGACGATCCGGATCGGCGACCGCGTCCTGGTCGACAAGCTCACCCCGTGGTTCGGTTCCAGGCCCGAGCGCGGGGACGTCGTCGTCTTCCACGACCCGGGCGGCTGGCTGGCCGACGAGCAGACGGCCAAGAAGCACGACCCGGTCGTCGTCAAGCAGCTCAAGGAAGGCCTCACCTTCATCGGCCTGCTGCCGTCCGACAACGAGAAAGACCTGATCAAGCGGGTCATCGGAGTCGGTGGCGACCACGTCAAGTGCTGTGACGCGCAAGGCCGGATCACCGTCAACGGCGTACCGCTCACCGAGGGCGGTTACATCTATCCGGGGGACGCCCCGTCCGCTCAGTCCTTCGACATCACCGTCCCCAAGGGCCGGCTGTGGGTGATGGGCGACCACCGCGGCAACTCCGCGGACTCCCGTTTCCACCAGAACACGGCCTACGGCGGCACGGTGTCCGAGCAGTCCGTCGTCGGCCGGGCCGTCGCCATCGGCTGGCCCATCGGCCACTGGACACGCCTGCAGGAACCTAAAACCTTCGCAAGCGTGGGTAACTCCGTGTCGGGTGCGACCGCCGGTCCCCAGGTGTCGCATAGGGTTGCCCCCGAGAATCCGAACGGACTGACCCAGCTCCCGACCCCTGCGGAACTCCCGCTCGTTATGGGAGTAGTGGGCCTGCACCGCATGCGGGGCAGGCAGCGGCACAGAGTAAGGAGTTGGCGTGGGGGATGTGGCGGTTGGCGCACGGTCGGGGCACGACGGCGAGGAGCACCGCGGACACCCCGTGGAAGCGAACGCCCCCGTGCCGGACGGCGCCATGACCTCAGGGAATGA